A single Pristis pectinata isolate sPriPec2 chromosome 22, sPriPec2.1.pri, whole genome shotgun sequence DNA region contains:
- the LOC127581884 gene encoding transcription cofactor vestigial-like protein 2 has product MANMRRCNLKTSAVYSRVQGGSMEVSALHSPAPSKEDALREKERPEAEYISSKCVLFTYLNGDISALVDEHFTRALSNYNPENRSNEVRKGKGSLNQRNFPASFWDSNYQAPSSSSAASSSSIGSPHSELHLPSTEPYPAVLHPHLAQPPEHWHYPLAGPLSPQSPAYHQPRTIHELYPVSPNLDPRYSSLLMPTLRSSRLQPTVSGQESTSPWSGVFPTAEVAQTLNLNVDAGLQNHDKAKDVFWF; this is encoded by the exons atggctaacatgaggaggtgTAATCTTAAG ACTTCTGCCGTTTACTCGCGAGTGCAGGGAGGGTCGATGGAAGTCAGCGCGCTTCACAGTCCCGCTCCAAGTAAAGAGGATGCcctgagggagaaggagagaccTGAGGCGGAGTACATTAGCTCCAAATGCGTCTTGTTCACCTATCTCAACGGGGATATTAGCGCTCTGGTAGACGAGCATTTCACTCGCGCTTTGAGTAACTACAATCCGGAGAACAGGAGCAACGAAGTTCGGAAAGGGA AGGGCTCCCTGAACCAGCGTAACTTCCCTGCCTCTTTCTGGGACAGTAATTACCAGGCACCCTCCTCCAGCTCGGCAGCCAGTAGTAGCAGCATCGGCTCTCCGCACTCGGAGCTCCACCTGCCCTCCACGGAGCCCTATCCAGCTGTCCTACATCCTCACCTGGctcagcccccagaacactggcACTACCCACTGGCCGGACCCCTCAGCCCACAGAGCCCAGCGTACCACCAGCCCAGGACTATACACGAACTCTACCCCGTCAGCCCCAACCTTGACCCCCGCTACAGCTCCTTGCTGATGCCCACCCTCCGCTCCAGCAGACTGCAACCAACCGTCAGTGGTCAGGAGTCCACCTCCCCTTGGTCGGGGGTCTTCCCTACGGCTGAAGTGGCACAGACTTTAAACTTGAACGTCGATGCAG GTCTTCAGAATCACGACAAAGCCAAGGATGTGTTCTGGTTTTAG